In Archangium violaceum, the following are encoded in one genomic region:
- the fadJ gene encoding fatty acid oxidation complex subunit alpha FadJ, with protein MAAMKAQELEAKQGFTYQVEDNVAVLTFDLPGESVNTLSPDVGEAFAALLGRAEKDPAVKAVVFTSGKKDSFVAGAKIDFLQTIKTATDATAASRQGQQGFDRLDAFPKPVVAAIHGACLGGGLEWALACDYRIATDSPKTTLGLPEVQLGLIPGAGGTQRLPALIGVQAALDLILTGKNVKPSKAKKLGLVDEVVPAPILRAVAVRRARELSEGMLKVERPRGQGLKAVAQQGKKGLGGLLAGLANKELWAEVALEDNPVGRKILFDQARKQLRKKTRGKYPAPERALEAIRIGVESGHAAGLEAEARFFGELVVSDVSKRLVEVFFATTALKKENGTSNPDVKPREVKKVGVLGGGLMGGGIAYVSSALQGVPVRVKDKDDAGVGRALKQVQGIYDERVKKRSLTWREAAAKMALVTGGTGYEGFKNADVVIEAVFEDLALKHRIIGEVEAVTHADCIFASNTSSIPITELAKGSRRPAQVIGMHYFSPVNKMPLLEIITHKGTADWVTATCVEVGKKQGKTVIVVNDGPGFYTSRILAPYMNEAAHLLADGADIAALDKALVEFGFPVGPITLLDEVGIDVAQKVGPIMEAAFGKRMAAPKALEKVVAEGRLGRKNKKGFYTYDGKKKKEVDVSVYELLPHGKNRKQLDSREIAERCALQMVNEAVRCLGEGILRSARDGDVGAIFGLGFPPFLGGPFRYADSLGPAELLRRLEHYQDKYGERFTPAPYLVDMVKAGKTFYPR; from the coding sequence ATGGCTGCGATGAAGGCACAGGAGCTCGAGGCGAAGCAGGGCTTCACCTACCAGGTCGAGGACAACGTCGCGGTCCTCACCTTCGACCTGCCCGGCGAGTCGGTGAACACGCTCTCCCCCGACGTGGGCGAGGCGTTCGCCGCGCTGCTCGGCCGCGCGGAGAAGGACCCCGCGGTGAAGGCGGTCGTCTTCACCTCCGGCAAGAAGGACAGCTTCGTGGCCGGGGCGAAGATCGACTTCCTCCAGACCATCAAGACGGCCACCGACGCCACCGCCGCCTCGCGCCAGGGGCAGCAGGGCTTCGACAGGCTGGATGCGTTCCCCAAGCCGGTGGTGGCGGCCATCCACGGCGCGTGTCTGGGCGGCGGCCTGGAGTGGGCGCTCGCGTGTGACTACCGCATCGCCACCGACAGCCCGAAGACGACGCTCGGACTGCCCGAGGTGCAGCTCGGCCTCATCCCCGGCGCGGGTGGCACCCAGCGGCTGCCGGCCCTCATCGGCGTGCAGGCCGCGTTGGACCTCATCCTCACCGGCAAGAACGTGAAGCCCTCCAAGGCCAAGAAGCTGGGCCTGGTGGACGAAGTGGTGCCCGCGCCCATCCTCCGCGCTGTCGCCGTGCGGCGCGCCCGCGAGCTGTCCGAGGGCATGCTCAAGGTGGAGCGTCCTCGCGGTCAGGGCCTCAAGGCGGTGGCGCAGCAGGGCAAGAAGGGTCTGGGCGGGCTGCTGGCGGGGCTGGCCAACAAGGAGCTGTGGGCCGAGGTCGCGCTCGAGGACAACCCGGTGGGCCGGAAGATCCTCTTCGACCAGGCGCGCAAGCAGCTGCGCAAGAAGACGCGCGGCAAGTACCCGGCGCCGGAGCGGGCGCTGGAGGCCATTCGCATCGGCGTGGAGTCCGGTCACGCGGCGGGCCTGGAGGCCGAGGCCCGCTTCTTCGGCGAGCTGGTGGTGTCCGACGTCTCCAAGCGGCTGGTGGAGGTCTTCTTCGCCACCACCGCCCTCAAGAAGGAGAACGGCACCTCCAACCCGGACGTGAAGCCGCGCGAGGTGAAGAAGGTGGGCGTGCTCGGCGGCGGTCTGATGGGCGGTGGCATCGCCTACGTCAGCTCGGCGCTGCAGGGCGTGCCGGTGCGCGTGAAGGACAAGGACGATGCCGGCGTGGGCCGCGCCCTCAAGCAGGTGCAGGGCATCTACGATGAGCGGGTGAAGAAGCGCTCGCTCACGTGGCGCGAGGCGGCCGCGAAGATGGCGCTCGTCACCGGCGGCACCGGCTACGAGGGCTTCAAGAACGCGGACGTGGTCATCGAGGCCGTCTTCGAGGACCTGGCCCTCAAGCACCGCATCATCGGCGAGGTGGAGGCCGTCACCCACGCCGACTGCATCTTCGCCTCCAACACCTCCAGCATCCCCATCACCGAGCTGGCCAAGGGCTCGCGCCGGCCCGCCCAGGTCATCGGCATGCATTACTTCAGCCCGGTGAACAAGATGCCGCTGCTGGAGATCATCACCCACAAGGGCACCGCCGACTGGGTGACGGCCACCTGCGTGGAGGTGGGCAAGAAGCAGGGCAAGACGGTCATCGTCGTCAACGACGGGCCGGGCTTCTACACCTCGCGCATCCTCGCGCCGTACATGAACGAGGCCGCGCACCTGCTGGCCGATGGTGCCGACATCGCCGCGCTGGACAAGGCGCTCGTCGAGTTCGGCTTCCCCGTGGGCCCCATCACCCTGTTGGACGAGGTGGGCATCGACGTGGCCCAGAAGGTGGGCCCCATCATGGAGGCCGCCTTCGGCAAGCGCATGGCCGCGCCCAAGGCCCTGGAGAAGGTCGTCGCCGAGGGCCGCCTGGGCCGCAAGAACAAGAAGGGCTTCTACACCTACGACGGCAAGAAGAAGAAGGAGGTGGACGTCTCCGTCTACGAGCTGCTGCCGCACGGGAAGAACCGCAAGCAGCTCGACTCGCGCGAGATAGCCGAGCGCTGCGCCCTCCAGATGGTGAACGAGGCCGTGCGCTGCCTGGGCGAGGGCATCCTGCGCAGCGCGCGTGACGGCGACGTGGGCGCCATCTTCGGGCTCGGCTTCCCGCCGTTCCTCGGTGGCCCCTTCCGCTACGCGGACAGCCTCGGCCCCGCCGAGCTGCTGCGCCGCCTGGAGCACTACCAGGACAAGTACGGCGAGCGCTTCACCCCCGCGCCGTACCTGGTGGACATGGTGAAGGCGGGCAAGACGTTCTACCCGCGCTGA
- the fadI gene encoding acetyl-CoA C-acyltransferase FadI, translating to MAREKQRNGHRRVAIVRGLRTPFVKAGTDFAKLTALDLGRMVVQELVQRAEIDPQEIDQLVFGQVIPTLTAPSIAREVVLAAGLPRKIEAFTVARACATSIQAMTTAANAIAVGEADVVIAGGTESMSDAPIFTSRPLAQALVAASKARSLTEKLRAFQALKPRDLVPVPPAIAEYSTGLTMGESAEKMAKENGISREEQDRIAFNSHQNAARSWKDGFFDPQVMHVVVPPKYEKVSQKDNIVREDTSLEALAQLKPAFDRKYGSITAGNASPLTDGAAALLLMSEEKARALGLEPLGYLRSHAYAATDPGGQLLQGPAYAAPIALQRAGMKLSDIDIVEMHEAFAAQVASNIQALASKEFAQKAGWSAPVGEVDRTRLNLAGGSISIGHPFGATGARIVTQALHELKRQNKNTVLCTVCAAGGLGAAVVLERA from the coding sequence ATGGCACGCGAGAAGCAGCGCAACGGTCACCGCAGGGTGGCCATCGTCCGCGGGTTGCGGACGCCCTTCGTGAAGGCGGGAACCGACTTCGCGAAGCTCACCGCGCTGGACCTGGGCCGCATGGTGGTCCAGGAGCTGGTGCAGCGCGCGGAGATCGATCCCCAGGAGATCGACCAGCTGGTGTTCGGCCAGGTCATCCCCACGCTCACCGCGCCGTCCATCGCGCGCGAGGTGGTGCTCGCCGCGGGGCTGCCGCGCAAGATTGAAGCGTTCACCGTGGCGCGCGCCTGCGCCACCTCCATCCAGGCCATGACGACGGCGGCCAACGCCATCGCCGTGGGCGAGGCGGACGTGGTCATCGCCGGTGGCACCGAGTCCATGTCGGACGCGCCCATCTTCACCAGCCGCCCGCTGGCCCAGGCGCTGGTGGCCGCCTCCAAGGCCCGGAGTCTCACGGAGAAGCTCAGGGCCTTCCAGGCGCTCAAGCCGCGCGACCTGGTCCCCGTGCCCCCGGCCATCGCCGAGTACTCCACCGGCCTCACCATGGGGGAGAGCGCGGAGAAGATGGCCAAGGAGAACGGCATCTCCCGCGAGGAGCAGGATCGCATCGCGTTCAACTCGCACCAGAACGCCGCGCGCTCCTGGAAGGACGGCTTCTTCGACCCCCAGGTGATGCACGTCGTGGTGCCGCCGAAGTACGAGAAGGTGTCGCAGAAGGACAACATCGTCCGCGAGGACACGAGCCTGGAGGCGCTCGCCCAGCTCAAGCCCGCGTTCGACCGCAAGTACGGCTCCATCACCGCGGGCAACGCCTCGCCGCTCACCGACGGCGCCGCCGCGCTGCTGCTGATGAGCGAGGAGAAGGCCAGGGCGCTCGGCCTGGAGCCGCTCGGCTACCTGCGCTCCCACGCCTATGCCGCCACCGACCCGGGTGGACAGCTCCTCCAGGGCCCGGCCTACGCGGCCCCCATCGCGCTGCAGCGCGCGGGGATGAAGCTCTCGGACATCGACATCGTGGAGATGCACGAGGCGTTCGCCGCCCAGGTGGCCAGCAACATCCAGGCGCTGGCCTCCAAGGAGTTCGCTCAGAAGGCCGGCTGGAGCGCGCCGGTGGGCGAGGTGGACCGCACGCGCCTCAACCTGGCCGGTGGCTCCATCTCCATCGGTCACCCCTTCGGAGCCACGGGGGCGCGCATCGTCACCCAGGCCCTGCATGAGCTGAAGCGTCAGAACAAGAACACGGTGCTGTGCACCGTCTGCGCCGCCGGCGGCCTGGGTGCCGCGGTGGTCCTGGAGCGTGCGTGA
- the hemE gene encoding uroporphyrinogen decarboxylase, producing MNDRLLRAARRQPTDTTPVWLMRQAGRYLPEYRAIRGNIGFLELCKNPDLAAEVTVQPITRLGVDAAIIFSDILIPVEAMGIELELGDKGPHFPNPVRTAADIERLAVPDPVQGTGFVAEAIRRTRRALNDSVPVIGFSGAPFTLAAYMVEGGGSKSYILIKRLLFEQPKLAHSLFEKLTSTLIPYLLMQVEAGASIVQIFDSWGGELSPWDYERFCLPYLTRMVKEVQAKGVPVIVFGTGMSNHLPLLKRTGADVIGQDWRTPIDEARRVLGPDVAVQGNLDPLHLFLPREELEQRVVDILRRAGPVGHICNLGHGILPPTDPEAAKFFVDAVHKHGIALRQGT from the coding sequence TTGAACGATCGCCTCCTCCGCGCCGCTCGCCGCCAGCCCACCGACACCACCCCGGTGTGGCTCATGCGCCAGGCCGGCCGCTACCTGCCCGAGTATCGCGCCATCCGCGGCAACATCGGCTTCCTCGAGCTGTGCAAGAACCCGGACCTCGCCGCCGAGGTCACCGTGCAGCCCATCACCCGCCTGGGCGTGGATGCCGCCATCATCTTCTCGGACATCCTCATCCCCGTGGAGGCCATGGGCATCGAGCTGGAGCTCGGCGACAAGGGGCCTCACTTCCCCAACCCCGTGCGCACCGCCGCGGACATCGAGCGCCTCGCGGTGCCCGACCCCGTCCAGGGCACCGGCTTCGTCGCCGAGGCCATCCGCCGCACCCGGCGCGCCCTCAATGACTCGGTGCCCGTCATCGGCTTCTCCGGCGCTCCCTTCACCCTCGCCGCGTACATGGTCGAGGGCGGTGGCTCCAAGAGCTACATCCTCATCAAGCGGCTCCTCTTCGAGCAGCCCAAGCTGGCCCACTCCCTCTTCGAGAAGCTGACGAGCACCCTCATCCCGTATCTGCTCATGCAGGTGGAGGCGGGCGCGAGCATCGTGCAGATCTTCGACTCGTGGGGCGGCGAGCTCTCGCCCTGGGACTACGAGCGCTTCTGTCTGCCGTACCTCACGCGCATGGTGAAGGAGGTCCAGGCCAAGGGCGTGCCCGTCATCGTCTTCGGCACCGGCATGTCCAACCACCTGCCGCTGCTCAAGCGCACCGGCGCGGACGTCATCGGGCAGGACTGGCGCACGCCCATCGACGAGGCCCGCCGCGTCCTCGGCCCCGATGTGGCCGTGCAGGGCAACCTGGATCCGCTTCACCTGTTCCTGCCGCGCGAGGAGCTGGAGCAGCGCGTGGTGGACATCCTCCGCCGAGCCGGCCCCGTGGGACACATCTGCAACCTCGGCCACGGCATCCTCCCGCCCACGGATCCGGAGGCCGCGAAGTTCTTCGTGGATGCCGTCCACAAGCACGGCATCGCGCTCCGCCAGGGCACCTGA
- a CDS encoding endonuclease/exonuclease/phosphatase family protein: MAVDLRIASYNILADAYVKPEWFPHTPADVFQPQRRQEALARRIAGLDADIVCLQEVEPGSFAALQRALEPRGYAGVLALKQQGRPDGCAVFHRLERCLGHRAHYFKDRLEDGRISGHLALVVDFDAGGDRLRVACTHLRWDRPDRPVEQHQGMQEAAELLEELVRRDPEALWVVCGDFNAQPGEPLVRAFAAAGLLDAYEGRHQPTCNANGIPKAIDFLFHSRALQAQPVRLPELDDRTPMPSETEPSDHLPIAARLLHA; this comes from the coding sequence ATGGCGGTGGATCTGCGAATTGCCTCGTACAACATCCTGGCGGACGCCTACGTCAAGCCCGAGTGGTTCCCGCACACGCCCGCGGACGTCTTCCAGCCGCAGAGGCGCCAGGAGGCGCTGGCCCGCCGGATCGCGGGGCTGGACGCGGACATCGTCTGCCTGCAGGAGGTGGAGCCCGGCAGCTTCGCCGCGCTCCAGAGGGCGCTGGAGCCGCGCGGGTACGCGGGCGTGCTGGCCCTGAAACAGCAGGGCCGGCCCGACGGCTGCGCGGTGTTCCACCGCCTGGAGCGTTGCCTGGGCCACCGGGCCCATTACTTCAAGGACCGGCTGGAGGACGGGCGCATCTCCGGGCACCTGGCGCTGGTCGTGGACTTCGACGCCGGAGGGGACCGGTTGCGCGTGGCGTGCACGCACCTGCGTTGGGACCGGCCGGACAGGCCCGTGGAGCAGCACCAGGGGATGCAGGAGGCGGCCGAGCTGCTCGAGGAGCTGGTCCGGCGGGACCCGGAGGCCCTGTGGGTCGTGTGCGGCGACTTCAACGCGCAGCCCGGGGAGCCGCTGGTCCGAGCGTTCGCGGCGGCCGGGCTGCTCGATGCCTACGAGGGGCGGCACCAGCCGACCTGCAACGCGAACGGCATACCCAAGGCGATCGACTTCCTCTTCCACTCGCGCGCGCTCCAGGCGCAGCCGGTCCGGCTGCCGGAGCTGGACGACCGGACGCCGATGCCGTCGGAGACCGAGCCCTCCGATCACCTCCCGATCGCCGCGCGGCTGCTGCACGCCTGA
- a CDS encoding aminoglycoside phosphotransferase family protein, with product MSDQPKPQVSTLVQQKAASLGEEGEAWLAGLPDVIAHLEERWSVTVGEALGGGSAAFVARARTADGGEAVLKVALPDPNFRAQAQVLERARGHGYARLLGADLEHRALLLESLGPSMEQLGMPAERQLETLAAMLERAWEVPPLVEPTQAAVEAKARELHELVSRLWVELGRPCSNEAFSQALRFAERRVAAAEPGRAVLVHGDPHPANALQVKTPRAGAELGFVFVDPDGFLADPAYDLGVVLREWCSELLAGDASTVARRYCHLLASHTGVDEQAIWEWGFLERVSSGLYALAFGAEELGRPFLVTAERLLD from the coding sequence ATGTCTGATCAACCCAAACCCCAGGTCTCCACGTTGGTCCAGCAGAAGGCCGCCAGCCTCGGCGAGGAAGGCGAGGCGTGGTTGGCGGGACTGCCCGATGTCATCGCTCACCTCGAGGAGCGGTGGTCGGTGACGGTCGGCGAGGCGCTCGGGGGCGGGAGCGCGGCCTTCGTCGCGCGGGCGCGGACGGCCGACGGTGGAGAAGCCGTCCTCAAGGTCGCACTTCCCGACCCGAACTTCCGGGCACAGGCTCAGGTGCTCGAACGTGCGCGAGGCCACGGCTACGCGCGTCTGCTCGGGGCTGACCTCGAGCACCGCGCGCTCCTGCTCGAGTCCTTGGGGCCTTCGATGGAGCAGCTCGGGATGCCGGCGGAGCGTCAGCTCGAAACCCTGGCCGCCATGCTCGAGCGGGCGTGGGAGGTACCACCCCTGGTGGAGCCGACGCAGGCGGCGGTGGAAGCGAAGGCACGCGAGTTGCACGAACTGGTGAGTCGGCTATGGGTGGAACTCGGCCGGCCCTGCTCGAACGAGGCGTTCAGCCAGGCGCTGCGATTCGCCGAGCGACGCGTTGCGGCGGCGGAGCCTGGACGAGCCGTGCTCGTCCACGGAGATCCTCACCCCGCGAACGCGCTGCAGGTGAAGACGCCAAGAGCCGGCGCGGAACTGGGCTTCGTCTTCGTCGACCCGGACGGATTCCTCGCCGATCCGGCGTACGACCTGGGCGTGGTCCTGCGCGAATGGTGCTCCGAGCTGCTCGCGGGAGACGCCTCCACGGTGGCCCGGAGGTATTGCCATCTCCTGGCCAGCCACACCGGCGTCGATGAGCAAGCCATCTGGGAGTGGGGCTTCCTCGAGCGCGTGTCGAGTGGCCTCTACGCGTTGGCCTTCGGCGCCGAGGAGCTCGGGCGTCCCTTTCTCGTGACGGCCGAGAGACTCCTCGATTGA
- a CDS encoding zinc ribbon domain-containing protein yields the protein MHKSRCTNCNAPMAEGTTFCDHCDLGPGGAARPPPPAPSAVTKAASSGGIFLIGLVLFLSRQLWRLVVFLFSQLWRLVVWLVPPWSRRTKIALGVVGLAFVGLVGVSVVLHETVYSIRMDAPRYSANPLPPGQRPIEAIEAAQVVLDMRDTPDRTLEQRKQAWREKYEGHWVSWKGTVDKVYPGIGRLQLLSAGDQHFQLEVDFDPIHAARLEKLQKGQEVRVSGMLWGYYFNLDTFRLAEGALVDELAPGHVQDGPL from the coding sequence ATGCACAAGAGCCGATGCACCAACTGCAACGCGCCCATGGCCGAAGGCACCACCTTCTGTGACCACTGCGACCTGGGCCCGGGAGGGGCCGCCCGTCCTCCGCCGCCCGCCCCCTCCGCGGTGACGAAGGCCGCCAGCAGCGGGGGCATCTTCCTCATCGGCCTCGTGCTGTTCCTCTCTCGGCAGCTCTGGCGCCTGGTCGTTTTCCTCTTCAGTCAGCTCTGGCGCCTGGTCGTGTGGCTCGTGCCACCATGGTCCCGCAGGACCAAGATCGCCCTGGGCGTCGTGGGGCTGGCGTTCGTCGGCCTCGTGGGAGTCTCGGTGGTGCTCCACGAGACGGTGTACTCCATCCGGATGGATGCGCCACGGTACAGCGCCAACCCGCTCCCGCCCGGGCAGCGTCCGATCGAGGCCATCGAGGCGGCGCAGGTGGTCCTGGACATGCGCGACACTCCCGACCGGACCCTCGAGCAACGCAAGCAGGCGTGGCGGGAGAAGTACGAGGGGCACTGGGTGTCCTGGAAGGGCACCGTGGACAAGGTGTATCCCGGTATCGGTCGTCTCCAGTTGCTGTCCGCGGGGGACCAGCACTTCCAACTGGAGGTGGACTTCGACCCCATCCACGCGGCCCGGCTGGAGAAGCTCCAGAAGGGACAGGAGGTCCGCGTGAGCGGCATGCTGTGGGGTTACTACTTCAACCTGGACACGTTCCGGCTTGCCGAGGGCGCTCTGGTGGACGAACTCGCACCGGGACACGTCCAGGATGGTCCCCTGTAG
- a CDS encoding SDR family oxidoreductase → MRNEGKVVVITGASSGIGEATALLLAERGAKVVLGARRADRLEALASRIVGAGGEAAHARTDVKRRDDLAGLVKLACERYGKLDVLVNNAGIMPVSPLDDLRVGDWEEMIDINIKGVLYGIAAALPVFRAQGFGHFVNIASTAGHRTVPNQSVYSGTKFAVRAISEGLRQEASDKLRVTIISPGIVRTNFAEGVTNPEVRAQLAATRDKLAMPPDAIARAIAFAIEQPADVDVNEIVIRPTAQV, encoded by the coding sequence GTGCGGAACGAAGGCAAGGTCGTCGTCATCACGGGCGCGAGCAGCGGAATCGGTGAGGCGACCGCGCTCCTGCTCGCCGAGCGCGGTGCGAAGGTCGTACTCGGGGCGCGCCGGGCGGATCGCCTCGAGGCTCTCGCTTCCCGTATCGTGGGAGCGGGTGGCGAGGCAGCCCATGCACGCACAGACGTCAAACGGCGCGACGATCTGGCTGGCCTCGTCAAGCTGGCATGTGAGCGGTATGGCAAGCTCGACGTTCTCGTCAACAATGCCGGCATCATGCCGGTTTCTCCCCTCGACGACCTGCGCGTTGGGGATTGGGAGGAGATGATCGACATCAACATCAAAGGCGTTCTGTATGGCATCGCCGCGGCACTGCCTGTCTTCCGTGCGCAGGGCTTCGGGCATTTCGTCAACATCGCTTCCACGGCGGGACATCGCACCGTGCCGAACCAGTCTGTCTATTCCGGCACGAAGTTCGCCGTGCGCGCCATCTCCGAGGGGTTGCGCCAGGAGGCCAGCGACAAGCTGCGCGTGACGATCATCTCGCCTGGCATCGTCCGGACGAACTTCGCGGAGGGCGTGACGAATCCGGAGGTGAGAGCCCAGCTCGCCGCCACCCGGGATAAGCTCGCGATGCCGCCGGATGCGATCGCCCGCGCCATTGCGTTCGCGATCGAGCAGCCGGCCGATGTCGATGTGAACGAGATTGTCATCCGTCCCACCGCGCAGGTGTGA
- a CDS encoding helix-turn-helix domain-containing protein translates to MSPPLRAVSDGPHTIRVFLPPELPGLRVVRYRTDERLWYSVKERFSVTMTYSGRAEWWSRGRVWSTTPGTLDLKQIGQVHRDLRREGPSRFQVISFDEALVTEAREALGHPASSQLRRVQFEREQPAAAPFVRLHALLGEDRADPSNTLVLQTALTEALSALATCFGDTDESERRTRWPVRRALEALHDALEEGITLDALARQAGLDKFHLCRAFREEVGMPPHAYLTHLRISRAMGLLTQRLTPSEVALRVGLYDQSQLNRHFKRITGLTPGQFARAVQ, encoded by the coding sequence GTGAGCCCTCCCCTTCGCGCCGTCTCCGATGGCCCGCACACCATCCGGGTCTTCCTGCCCCCCGAGTTGCCGGGCCTGCGGGTGGTGCGCTACAGGACCGACGAGCGGCTGTGGTACTCCGTGAAGGAGCGCTTCTCGGTGACGATGACGTACTCGGGCCGCGCGGAGTGGTGGAGCCGAGGCAGGGTCTGGTCCACCACTCCCGGGACGCTCGACCTCAAGCAGATCGGACAGGTCCACCGCGATCTGCGCCGCGAGGGTCCCTCCCGCTTCCAGGTGATCTCCTTCGATGAGGCGCTCGTCACCGAGGCCCGTGAGGCGCTGGGCCATCCGGCCTCATCCCAACTCCGACGGGTACAGTTCGAGCGCGAGCAGCCCGCGGCGGCCCCCTTCGTCCGTCTCCATGCCTTGCTGGGTGAGGACAGGGCGGATCCATCCAACACACTGGTGCTCCAGACGGCGCTGACCGAGGCGCTCTCCGCGCTGGCCACGTGCTTCGGTGACACGGACGAGTCGGAGCGGCGCACTCGCTGGCCCGTCCGCCGGGCGCTCGAGGCGCTGCACGACGCCCTGGAGGAGGGCATCACGCTGGACGCCCTGGCCAGGCAGGCGGGACTGGACAAGTTCCACCTGTGCCGCGCCTTCCGGGAAGAGGTGGGAATGCCTCCCCATGCGTACCTCACCCACCTGCGCATCTCCCGGGCCATGGGGCTGCTGACCCAGCGCCTGACCCCCTCGGAGGTCGCACTCCGGGTGGGGCTCTACGACCAGAGCCAGCTCAACCGGCACTTCAAGCGCATCACCGGGCTCACCCCGGGCCAGTTCGCGCGCGCCGTGCAGTGA
- a CDS encoding LysE family translocator, with product MTPPGPLLASIYGLYLLAVITPGPNTFIVTRLALSATRRHAARAVLGIALGNTVWLCVILGGVAVLLQQLPGGMRAVRYIGGLYLLYLGVRGLRSARAASRTSEAAPEKALVERALAGEEDRPFRSGLFSSLSNPNTMPFYLSILAPTVVPGIHLWVRVAAAAGIVMIAMAWYGTLAWGLSTGHVRRAYSRREPLIRQVLALVLVVYGIRLLVAG from the coding sequence ATGACTCCGCCCGGCCCGCTGCTCGCTTCCATCTACGGCCTGTACCTGCTCGCGGTCATCACGCCCGGTCCGAACACGTTCATCGTCACGCGCCTGGCGCTGTCCGCCACGCGTCGTCACGCGGCCCGGGCCGTGCTGGGGATTGCCCTGGGGAACACGGTGTGGCTCTGCGTCATCCTGGGCGGCGTCGCCGTGCTCCTGCAGCAGCTCCCGGGAGGGATGCGCGCCGTGCGCTACATCGGCGGGTTGTACCTGCTCTACCTGGGCGTGCGGGGGCTGCGCTCCGCGCGTGCGGCCTCTCGGACTTCCGAGGCTGCTCCGGAGAAGGCTCTCGTGGAGCGGGCACTGGCGGGGGAGGAAGACCGGCCGTTTCGCAGCGGGCTGTTCTCCAGTCTGTCCAACCCGAACACGATGCCCTTCTACCTGAGCATCCTCGCCCCCACGGTGGTGCCGGGCATCCACCTCTGGGTGCGCGTGGCGGCGGCCGCGGGCATCGTGATGATCGCCATGGCGTGGTACGGGACGCTGGCCTGGGGCCTGTCCACCGGGCACGTCCGGCGGGCGTACTCCCGGCGGGAGCCGCTCATCCGCCAGGTGCTCGCGCTGGTGCTGGTGGTCTACGGGATTCGCCTGCTGGTCGCGGGGTAG
- a CDS encoding GNAT family N-acetyltransferase — protein MADPTSIVIASPRHPADHEAVRALFVEYAESLGFSLGYQGFEAELAELPGKYAPPTGALLLARVDGAAAGTVALRQLAPEICEMKRLYVRPAYRGLRTGEGLSIGRALAVAILAEARALGYRRLRLDTIAGKMDAAMRLYRSMGFVDIPPYYPSPIPDTAYLELVL, from the coding sequence ATGGCCGACCCCACGAGCATCGTGATCGCATCGCCTCGTCACCCGGCGGACCATGAGGCGGTCAGGGCGCTGTTCGTCGAGTATGCTGAATCGCTTGGTTTTTCGCTCGGCTATCAGGGCTTCGAGGCCGAGCTCGCGGAACTTCCGGGCAAGTATGCGCCACCCACGGGCGCCTTGCTGCTCGCGCGCGTCGATGGCGCGGCGGCCGGCACCGTTGCACTTCGGCAACTGGCGCCGGAAATCTGTGAGATGAAGCGACTCTATGTGCGGCCGGCCTATCGCGGACTGCGCACCGGCGAAGGGCTTTCCATCGGCCGTGCACTCGCCGTCGCCATCCTCGCCGAGGCACGCGCATTGGGCTACCGGCGTCTCAGACTCGATACCATCGCCGGCAAGATGGACGCGGCGATGAGGCTCTACAGGTCGATGGGTTTCGTCGACATCCCGCCCTACTACCCGAGCCCCATCCCCGACACCGCATACCTGGAGCTGGTCCTTTGA